A genome region from Sus scrofa isolate TJ Tabasco breed Duroc unplaced genomic scaffold, Sscrofa11.1 Contig1206, whole genome shotgun sequence includes the following:
- the DPH7 gene encoding LOW QUALITY PROTEIN: diphthine methyltransferase (The sequence of the model RefSeq protein was modified relative to this genomic sequence to represent the inferred CDS: inserted 1 base in 1 codon) translates to MKWCHSQVAGHALLGVADAGGSIELLAWCNPRTLSSSSCSPALPWRSSVWPCPWTGPLGKLEGENESRLVWPGNIAASPLLERKWGSPCCGATGSPASWEPLGRSGASDQPLKIISSDSSGRLHLLQVSEAGPGLQHVATWQAHHFEAWIAAFNYWQTETVYSGGDDGLLRGWDTRLPSTPVFTSRRHSMGVCSIQXSPHRENILATGSYDEHVLLWDTRSMKEPFTDVPVQGGVWRLKWHPFHHHLLLAACMHSGFKILNCQKAIEEKREACTVSLSHTLPNSLLYGVDWAWLHFHRLPQTPPSFSKGSLPCRDPGAKTADPVCTLKAEGQPPAPSLDHLVASDGEGGTKLQSGDELKAPLQLLTAVAKNGGRPLPSRIEACGCDHPPEAAGSDISLLATCSFYDHCLRFWQWENS, encoded by the exons ATGAAATG GTGTCACAGTCAGGTGGCTGGCCACGCCCTCTTGGGCGTGGCAGATGCTGGCGGGTCCATAGAACTGCTCGCTTGGTGCAATCCGAG AACACTTTCCTCCTCCAGCTGTTCTCCCGCTTTGCCCTGGAGAAGCAGTGTCTGGCCCTGTCCTTGGACTGGTCCACTGGGAAAGCTGGAAG GAGAGAATGAAAGCCGCCTTGTGTGGCCTGGGAATATCGCTGCCAGTCCCCTTCTAGAAAGAAAGTGGGGAAGCCcttgctgtggcgcaacaggatcccCTGCGTCGTGGGAGCCGCTGGGACGCAGTGG GGCCAGTGACCAGCCCTTGAAAATCATCAGCAGCGACTCCAGCGGACGGCTGCACCTCTTGCAGGTGAGCGAGGCCGGGCCAGGACTGCAGCATGTGGCCACGTGGCAGGCCCATCACTTTGAGGCCTGGATTGCTGCTTTCAATTACTGGCAGACGGAGACCGTGTATTCAG GTGGGGACGATGGCCTTCTGAGAGGCTGGGACACCAGGCTGCCCAGCACCCCCGTGTTCACGAGCAGGAG ACACTCCATGGGCGTGTGCAGCATCC GTAGCCCCCATCGGGAGAACATCCTGGCCACGGGGAG CTATGACGAGCACGTTCTACTTTGGGACACTCGGAGCATGAAGGAGCCGTTCACAGACGTGCCTGTGCAGGGCGGGGTGTGGAGGCTCAAGTGGCACCCTTTCCACCACCACCTGCTCCTGGCTGCGTGTATGCACAGTGGCTTTAAGATCCTCAACTGCCAAAAGGCAATAG AGGAGAAGCGGGAGGCCTGTACAGTCTCTCTGTCCCACACCCTGCCCAACTCGCTGCTGTATGGGGTCGACTGGGCCTGGCTCCACTTCCACCGTCTCCCACAGACCCCGCCGTCATTCAGCAAAGGGTCCCTTCCCTGCAGGGACCCAGGAGCCAAAACAGCAGATCCGGTCTGTACCCTGAAGGCTGAGGGCCAGCCGCCAGCACCCTCTTTGGATCATTTAGTGGCCAGTGACGGAGAGGGTGGCACCAAGCTCCAGAGTGGAGACGAGCTGAAGGCTCCTCTCCAGCTGCTCACAGCTGTGGCGAAGAACGGCGGCCGGCCGCTCCCCTCGCGGATCGAGGCCTGTGGCTGTGACCACCCCCCGGAGGCAGCCGGCTCTGACATCAGCCTGCTAGCCACTTGCTCCTTCTATGATCACTGTCTCCGCTTCTGGCAGTGGGAGAACAGTTGA
- the MRPL41 gene encoding 39S ribosomal protein L41, mitochondrial — protein MGLLSGAARALVRGADRMSKWTSKRGPRTFCKGRGAKGTGFHGRDGKFVQIKEMIPELVVPELAGFKLKPYVNYRAPEGTDTPLTAKQLFLETAAPAIEKDFKAGTFDPEHLEKYGFEPTQEGKLFQLYPKNFPR, from the coding sequence ATGGGCCTCTTGAGTGGGGCGGCTCGCGCTCTGGTGCGGGGCGCCGACCGGATGAGCAAGTGGACCAGCAAGCGGGGCCCGCGCACCTTCTGCAAGGGCCGTGGCGCCAAGGGCACCGGCTTCCACGGCCGCGACGGGAAGTTCGTGCAGATCAAGGAAATGATCCCAGAGCTGGTGGTTCCCGAGCTGGCCGGCTTCAAGCTCAAGCCCTACGTAAACTACCGCGCCCCAGAAGGCACAGACACTCCCCTGACGGCCAAGCAGCTCTTTCTAGAAACGGCGGCGCCGGCCATCGAGAAGGACTTTAAGGCCGGGACTTTCGACCCTGAGCACCTGGAAAAGTATGGCTTTGAGCCCACGCAGGAAGGCAAGCTCTTCCAACTTTACCCCAAGAACTTCCCGCGCTAG